One stretch of Paenibacillus sp. AN1007 DNA includes these proteins:
- a CDS encoding antibiotic biosynthesis monooxygenase family protein, with the protein MSTNNNQIILNIRFKIKPGKKEAFRESLFAMISNFKSEATFVNAIVSDDLDHPDDLVIYEIWQGTKESWIQHELNKPYRAEYEGLLTNLIDDRIVSWLEPVGEWGSTLTNVRR; encoded by the coding sequence ATGTCAACAAACAACAATCAAATAATTCTCAATATACGTTTTAAAATTAAGCCTGGTAAGAAAGAAGCTTTCCGTGAAAGTCTATTTGCAATGATTAGCAACTTCAAGAGTGAAGCTACCTTTGTCAATGCGATCGTCTCCGATGATCTTGATCATCCGGATGATCTTGTCATCTATGAGATCTGGCAGGGTACAAAAGAAAGTTGGATTCAACACGAACTAAACAAACCTTATCGTGCTGAGTATGAAGGTTTGCTCACCAATTTAATTGATGATAGAATCGTAAGCTGGCTTGAACCAGTCGGTGAATGGGGTAGTACACTGACGAATGTAAGACGGTAA
- a CDS encoding helix-turn-helix domain-containing protein — MRDGVSQLKTVYCDLEITLDVIGGKWRPLILYYLIKGPKRTGELKRLIPSISQKMLVQSLRELESNNLIKRKMYNQVPPKVEYAITEMGMSLEPTLRALCNWGQDYAEKTWIKDKYRRLNVE; from the coding sequence ATGAGAGATGGTGTTTCTCAATTGAAAACTGTTTATTGTGATCTGGAAATTACGTTAGATGTCATTGGCGGAAAGTGGAGACCTCTAATTCTGTATTACTTAATAAAAGGACCTAAACGAACCGGTGAGTTGAAAAGGCTCATACCTTCAATTTCACAGAAAATGTTAGTACAGTCATTGAGGGAGTTAGAGAGTAATAATTTGATTAAAAGAAAAATGTATAACCAGGTACCACCAAAAGTGGAATATGCAATTACAGAAATGGGCATGTCACTTGAACCCACTTTGCGAGCTCTTTGTAATTGGGGGCAGGATTATGCAGAGAAAACATGGATCAAGGATAAATATCGGAGATTAAATGTAGAATAG
- a CDS encoding glycoside hydrolase family 43 protein, whose translation MNQQQQQQQQLPKPHQPLVTHIFTADPSAHVYEGKIYIYPSHDLDHDEPSNDNGDQYKMEDYHVLSMDNINSPVVDHGEALHLRDIPWASKQLWAPDAAYKNNTYYLFFPARDHDGIFRLGVAVSDSPAGPFKPQPNYMEGSFSIDPAVLVDDDNQSYIYFGGLWGGQLEKWQTGSFVPDAEGPAPDQPALGPQAALLSDDMLSFQDKPAEISIVDEDGNPILAGDEDRRYFEGPWVHKYNGYYYLSYSTGTTHKLVYAIGKNPMGPFTFKGEILSPVIGWTTHHSIVQVEDKWYLFYHDSSLSEGVNHKRCVKYSELKYNEDGTIQKINPYPDAE comes from the coding sequence ATGAATCAACAACAACAACAACAACAACAACTACCTAAGCCCCACCAGCCGCTCGTAACCCACATCTTCACTGCGGACCCATCCGCCCATGTCTACGAGGGCAAAATCTACATCTATCCTTCCCATGACCTCGATCATGACGAGCCGAGCAACGATAATGGCGACCAGTATAAAATGGAAGACTATCATGTCCTCTCGATGGACAACATCAATTCCCCGGTGGTCGATCACGGCGAAGCGCTACATCTGAGAGATATTCCATGGGCCTCTAAGCAGCTCTGGGCCCCGGATGCCGCTTATAAGAACAATACCTACTACCTGTTCTTCCCGGCACGGGATCATGACGGCATCTTCCGTCTGGGTGTGGCGGTATCAGACTCTCCGGCAGGCCCGTTCAAGCCGCAGCCGAATTATATGGAAGGCAGCTTCAGTATCGATCCGGCCGTACTGGTGGATGATGACAATCAGTCATACATCTATTTCGGCGGACTCTGGGGCGGCCAGTTGGAGAAATGGCAGACCGGGAGCTTCGTTCCGGATGCAGAAGGACCGGCTCCTGACCAGCCGGCGCTTGGACCCCAAGCTGCACTGCTTAGCGACGACATGCTCTCCTTCCAGGACAAACCTGCCGAGATATCGATTGTCGATGAAGACGGAAATCCGATTCTGGCCGGGGATGAGGACCGGAGATATTTTGAAGGCCCATGGGTGCATAAATATAACGGCTATTACTACCTGTCCTACTCTACGGGAACGACGCATAAGCTCGTATATGCGATCGGCAAGAACCCGATGGGACCATTCACGTTCAAAGGTGAAATTCTCTCTCCGGTTATCGGCTGGACAACCCACCACTCCATTGTGCAGGTTGAAGACAAGTGGTATCTGTTCTATCACGACAGCTCCCTGTCGGAAGGCGTCAACCACAAGCGCTGCGTTAAATATTCCGAGCTGAAATACAACGAAGACGGAACGATCCAGAAGATCAATCCTTATCCGGATGCCGAGTAA
- a CDS encoding PAS domain S-box protein, with translation MQVQQVNHHECFEQIYNQTPIGVALISPAGNWLKVNPAFCRMTGFTCEELMKINFQDLTHPEDASKYHVEEAGIFDNKVKDNIYERRCIKKNGEEFWCSFHVTPVSDETASEPHYFICFMVDITDRIRSERKLSHREGISRNAERLAKIGTWKWDVVHDQITISEQVLEIFELDRTNKYYCAKDIYKVMSTADAASLREKIGDREQRDPFVFEFKCARSNGREKYIQLRGLIIDDEHQEPIELNGVLQDITEQKQIEFRLQETIERYTSLKKYNHDAIISFDMSGNIINANPAAVKMTGYAVNEMVGKSIGRFIGAGNLGLILRSHYGLAEKKMNAVLHKDGRETEVLATLAPIIINNVNVGYYLIAKDITEQKKLLIAKETAERMNQAKSDFLAMMSHEIRTPMNGVIGMTDLLLDTPGLSGEQKEYIQIIQKSGDSLLTIINDILDFSKIESGKTDLAVDPFDLEEIVTETVQIVKPLIREKKLDIRICLDEALPIPLYGDASRLKQVLTNIIGNAVKFTLEGSIEIQVLVKEQCDENVVLKFKVKDTGVGIPAEKRPQLFEPFYQLDNFMTRKTQGTGLGLAISKKLIELMHGDIWIEDSDEPGTTFIFTACFKMNNEEVGQRIEFSQTINKDTPLHILIAEDNEMNRLVLSKMIEKKGHFVDHVVDGKEALEAAERNAYDIVFMDVHMPKLNGFEVTQALKENRSSEDGPYIVAVTANALRGDRERCLKAGMDDYISKPIKSESIYQVMETYYNKKQKNHS, from the coding sequence ATGCAGGTTCAGCAGGTTAATCATCATGAATGCTTCGAGCAAATATACAATCAAACACCGATTGGAGTTGCTCTGATATCTCCGGCAGGAAATTGGCTGAAAGTGAATCCTGCTTTTTGCCGTATGACCGGTTTCACTTGTGAAGAACTGATGAAAATAAACTTCCAGGATTTAACACATCCGGAGGATGCCTCGAAGTATCATGTTGAAGAAGCTGGAATTTTCGATAACAAAGTAAAAGATAACATCTATGAAAGACGCTGCATTAAAAAAAATGGCGAAGAATTCTGGTGTTCATTTCATGTAACTCCAGTCAGTGATGAAACAGCTTCTGAACCCCATTACTTCATTTGCTTTATGGTAGATATCACTGATCGTATCCGATCTGAACGGAAACTTTCGCACCGTGAAGGCATTAGCAGAAATGCCGAACGATTGGCGAAGATTGGAACTTGGAAATGGGATGTCGTTCATGATCAGATCACTATTTCTGAACAGGTATTGGAAATCTTTGAACTTGACCGCACGAACAAATATTATTGCGCAAAAGATATCTATAAAGTAATGAGTACTGCGGATGCAGCATCTTTGCGAGAAAAAATAGGAGATAGAGAACAAAGGGACCCTTTTGTTTTTGAATTTAAATGCGCTCGGTCCAATGGTAGAGAAAAATATATTCAATTACGTGGGCTGATCATTGATGACGAGCATCAAGAGCCCATAGAGTTAAACGGTGTACTTCAGGATATTACCGAACAGAAACAGATCGAATTCAGGCTTCAAGAAACCATTGAACGTTACACCTCGCTCAAAAAGTATAATCATGATGCGATTATTTCATTCGACATGAGTGGAAACATTATAAACGCTAATCCTGCAGCAGTAAAAATGACTGGTTATGCAGTAAACGAGATGGTTGGGAAAAGTATAGGAAGATTTATTGGAGCCGGTAATCTAGGCCTCATTCTACGGAGTCACTATGGTTTGGCTGAGAAGAAAATGAATGCTGTTTTGCACAAAGATGGCCGTGAGACCGAAGTACTGGCAACACTTGCTCCAATTATTATTAACAATGTCAATGTCGGTTACTATTTAATCGCCAAGGACATTACAGAACAGAAAAAGCTTCTCATTGCCAAAGAAACAGCTGAAAGGATGAATCAGGCGAAAAGTGATTTTTTGGCGATGATGAGCCATGAAATACGAACACCTATGAATGGTGTAATCGGAATGACAGATCTTCTTCTAGATACTCCGGGACTGAGCGGGGAGCAAAAGGAATATATTCAGATTATCCAAAAGAGTGGTGACTCCCTGCTTACGATTATCAATGATATCCTTGATTTTTCTAAGATCGAGTCTGGAAAAACCGATTTAGCAGTTGATCCTTTTGATCTTGAGGAAATCGTGACAGAAACGGTGCAAATCGTAAAACCTTTGATCCGTGAAAAGAAGTTAGATATTCGGATTTGTTTGGATGAGGCGCTTCCCATTCCGCTTTATGGTGATGCCTCTCGTTTAAAACAAGTACTTACTAATATCATCGGTAACGCTGTGAAGTTTACTCTCGAAGGCAGCATAGAAATTCAAGTACTTGTTAAAGAGCAGTGTGATGAAAACGTGGTTCTCAAGTTTAAAGTCAAAGATACAGGTGTGGGGATTCCAGCAGAGAAAAGACCGCAATTATTTGAGCCATTCTACCAATTGGACAACTTTATGACCCGCAAAACGCAAGGAACGGGATTGGGACTGGCAATCAGCAAAAAATTGATAGAACTCATGCATGGAGATATATGGATTGAGGATTCAGATGAACCTGGCACAACGTTTATATTCACGGCATGCTTTAAAATGAACAATGAAGAAGTTGGCCAACGCATAGAGTTCTCTCAGACTATTAACAAAGACACCCCTCTCCATATTTTGATTGCTGAGGATAATGAAATGAATCGGCTTGTCCTTAGTAAAATGATTGAAAAAAAGGGACACTTCGTAGATCATGTCGTGGACGGAAAAGAAGCTTTAGAGGCTGCTGAGAGAAATGCATACGATATTGTGTTTATGGATGTGCATATGCCTAAATTGAATGGGTTTGAAGTGACTCAAGCCCTCAAAGAGAATCGATCTTCTGAAGACGGTCCATATATTGTTGCAGTGACTGCAAATGCTCTAAGAGGGGATAGGGAACGATGCTTGAAGGCAGGAATGGATGATTACATTAGTAAACCCATCAAAAGCGAATCTATTTATCAAGTGATGGAGACGTACTATAATAAGAAACAAAAGAATCATTCTTGA
- a CDS encoding glycoside-pentoside-hexuronide (GPH):cation symporter yields MKTEREILNPPVEKGSKKSKALGLDAQGIQKTMRPHHYLGDGVAQVALNSISGLIGMLTYFYTDKVGIAAATVGTIMLITKFINAIADLLMGRIVDATKSKYGKARPWFLWMALPAMVSIILLFTVPAEASSTVKTVYALATVAFASAIVYTGIAIPFGSMISIRTKSVEERGKMGLTRTIFGYIIGMIISIALIPITNMLGGNQKAWIIVAVVLGMVSFVSLILTFLASKENNAGVSIIESDNIPFWESIKLLFQNKYWVIMLFAQLLINMLYTLNGSTGIYYTKYILGNEDLIGVMGAVGLVPVFLGFVMVGPMIKKFGLTRTARIGMILGIVSSLIRCFMPYNFIAALVLGGIATLATIPMMAVGGVLVNNTVEYGEWKTGKRLVGMVNSANSFGVKIGMGLAAAMIGWILAMGSYDGTLATQASSAITSILVLTVYLPLVIFVLTYICLRKYDLDEKYPQIVKELEERSNS; encoded by the coding sequence ATGAAAACAGAGCGAGAAATCCTTAATCCACCAGTTGAAAAGGGAAGTAAAAAGTCCAAGGCATTAGGTCTTGATGCCCAAGGAATACAGAAAACAATGCGTCCTCACCATTACTTAGGCGACGGAGTAGCGCAAGTTGCTTTAAACTCCATCAGCGGACTAATCGGGATGTTAACTTACTTTTATACAGACAAGGTAGGTATTGCAGCTGCCACAGTGGGTACGATTATGCTCATCACCAAATTTATTAATGCAATAGCAGACTTGCTGATGGGTAGAATCGTTGATGCGACAAAATCCAAATATGGAAAGGCTAGACCTTGGTTTCTTTGGATGGCTTTACCCGCAATGGTATCGATCATCTTACTGTTTACAGTGCCCGCTGAGGCATCATCAACCGTAAAAACCGTCTATGCTTTAGCTACCGTTGCCTTTGCTTCAGCCATTGTGTATACGGGAATTGCGATCCCTTTCGGAAGTATGATTTCTATTCGTACCAAAAGTGTAGAAGAACGCGGTAAAATGGGACTTACCCGAACCATCTTTGGATATATTATCGGGATGATTATCTCGATCGCATTAATTCCAATAACCAATATGCTTGGTGGGAATCAAAAAGCATGGATCATCGTTGCGGTTGTATTGGGTATGGTGTCCTTCGTTTCCTTGATTCTGACCTTCTTAGCTTCCAAAGAAAACAATGCTGGCGTAAGTATTATTGAAAGCGATAACATCCCCTTTTGGGAAAGCATCAAGCTTTTATTCCAGAACAAATACTGGGTCATCATGCTGTTTGCTCAGTTATTGATCAACATGTTGTATACGCTTAACGGTTCAACAGGAATCTATTACACCAAGTATATTCTTGGAAATGAGGATCTGATAGGAGTCATGGGAGCAGTTGGATTGGTACCGGTATTTTTAGGTTTTGTTATGGTAGGACCCATGATCAAGAAGTTCGGACTTACCAGAACTGCACGGATAGGTATGATTCTTGGTATCGTTTCATCACTTATTCGCTGCTTCATGCCATATAACTTTATAGCTGCTTTAGTACTAGGCGGGATCGCCACACTGGCAACCATTCCTATGATGGCTGTGGGCGGGGTGTTGGTGAACAACACCGTGGAATACGGTGAATGGAAAACAGGTAAACGGTTAGTTGGAATGGTCAACAGCGCAAACAGTTTTGGCGTTAAAATTGGTATGGGCCTGGCTGCCGCGATGATCGGCTGGATTCTTGCCATGGGCAGCTACGACGGAACGTTAGCAACGCAGGCGAGTTCAGCGATTACCAGCATCCTGGTTCTGACGGTATATCTTCCTTTGGTGATATTCGTTCTTACGTATATCTGCTTGCGCAAGTACGATTTGGATGAGAAGTATCCTCAAATAGTAAAAGAACTGGAAGAACGCTCGAATTCTTAG
- a CDS encoding glycoside hydrolase family 78 protein — MYQVQVEVWDNKGNHAVTEGHFETGLLKGSNFQAEWITHPFPSEESAPPVFYKEFSVEKEIQQARIYTSALGVYEIAINGTRVGADYFAPGWTNYNERLQYQTYRLDGLLESQNKIEITVGNGWYKGIFGFTCTPNHYGDRVAALAEIHIVYKDGSKDIVITDKSWQVTTGPIRSSEIYMGETYDSGFDESQSFYVETASFDKNRLVAQESEPVKITKRLPALQLITTPKGERVIDFGQILTGFVELRTKGQKGQTITIRHAEVLDKEGNFYPDTLRQAVSIDRLICNGQDQIFSPHFTFHGFRYNAIEGMDEIQLDQFTACVLHSNLEETGTFVTSNALVNQLQSNIQWSQRGNFLDIPTDCPQRDERLGWTGDAQVFAGTAAFNMNVASFFKKWLRDLASEQTEEYGVPHVVPNILGNQEGAAAWSDAAVIVPWVMYQTYGDLRLLREQYDSMKGWIDYITARCGANGLWQTGQQYGDWLGLDREEISNERTGATDIYLVANAYYAYSTELVAKTAKLLDKTEDAVRYEALHSQIKQAFNAEYISSTGRLVSETQTACVLALHFDLAEEKYKDRIRKTLEINIAKHKNHLTTGFVGTPYLCHALSDNDLHDLAGTLFLKEDFPSWLYAVKKGATTIWERWNSILPNGDFDTSGMNSLNHYAYGSIGEWMYRKLAGVNPIEAGYKKILIKPQFIRGISSVDAAFESVYGEIKSSWSCRAGKIIVNVTIPANTTAIIELPEKPVPLEVGSGSYRFEYATETSLERERFTMDSTLKEIVEEPAAVQMLNEHAPGMLDHPMIQYAYDFSVSEMLANTPPETEQLFRSVIQILNASKA, encoded by the coding sequence TTGTATCAAGTTCAAGTCGAAGTTTGGGATAACAAAGGTAATCACGCAGTAACGGAAGGACATTTTGAGACCGGATTGCTGAAGGGCAGCAACTTTCAGGCAGAGTGGATCACACATCCATTCCCGAGCGAAGAAAGTGCTCCACCCGTGTTTTACAAAGAATTTTCCGTCGAAAAGGAAATTCAACAAGCGCGAATCTATACGAGTGCCCTCGGAGTTTATGAAATTGCGATCAATGGGACAAGAGTAGGAGCAGACTACTTTGCACCTGGGTGGACGAATTACAACGAGCGATTGCAGTATCAAACGTACCGTTTGGACGGGTTGCTGGAGAGTCAGAATAAAATAGAGATTACGGTGGGGAATGGCTGGTATAAAGGCATATTTGGTTTCACTTGCACGCCAAACCATTACGGGGATCGAGTCGCTGCACTTGCGGAAATTCACATTGTCTATAAAGATGGGTCAAAAGACATCGTTATTACCGACAAAAGTTGGCAGGTGACTACCGGACCCATCCGTTCAAGCGAAATTTACATGGGTGAGACTTATGACTCTGGTTTTGATGAAAGTCAGTCCTTCTATGTGGAGACGGCCTCTTTCGATAAAAATCGCCTTGTTGCTCAGGAAAGTGAGCCGGTAAAAATCACAAAAAGACTTCCTGCACTTCAATTGATTACTACTCCTAAAGGTGAACGCGTCATTGATTTCGGGCAAATCCTTACGGGGTTTGTAGAGCTTAGAACCAAAGGACAGAAAGGTCAAACGATAACCATACGGCATGCTGAAGTCCTTGATAAGGAAGGAAATTTCTATCCGGATACGTTAAGGCAGGCGGTATCTATTGATCGATTGATCTGCAACGGTCAAGATCAAATCTTCAGCCCTCACTTCACTTTCCATGGATTCCGCTATAACGCCATTGAAGGGATGGATGAGATTCAGCTTGATCAATTCACCGCTTGCGTGCTGCATTCGAATTTGGAGGAAACAGGTACTTTCGTAACCTCTAATGCGTTGGTAAACCAGTTGCAAAGCAACATCCAGTGGAGCCAAAGAGGCAACTTTCTTGACATACCGACGGACTGCCCTCAAAGAGATGAGCGTCTAGGGTGGACAGGAGATGCACAAGTATTTGCTGGCACAGCTGCGTTCAATATGAATGTTGCCTCCTTCTTCAAGAAATGGCTGCGCGACCTTGCCTCTGAACAGACGGAGGAATATGGGGTTCCACATGTCGTCCCTAACATTCTTGGGAATCAGGAAGGGGCTGCCGCCTGGAGTGATGCTGCTGTTATTGTTCCTTGGGTCATGTATCAAACCTACGGAGATCTTCGATTGCTGCGAGAACAATACGACAGCATGAAGGGCTGGATTGATTATATTACTGCACGTTGTGGAGCCAACGGATTATGGCAGACGGGTCAACAATATGGGGACTGGCTCGGTTTAGACAGAGAGGAGATAAGTAACGAAAGAACAGGAGCTACAGATATATATCTGGTAGCAAACGCTTATTATGCGTATTCGACCGAACTGGTTGCAAAAACAGCTAAGCTTCTGGACAAAACCGAAGATGCGGTCCGTTACGAAGCATTGCACAGCCAGATCAAACAAGCCTTCAATGCAGAATATATCTCTTCTACCGGCAGACTGGTTAGCGAAACTCAAACGGCCTGCGTGTTAGCGCTGCACTTCGATCTTGCCGAGGAAAAATACAAGGATCGAATCCGCAAAACGCTTGAAATCAATATAGCGAAACATAAAAACCATCTCACGACAGGATTCGTTGGTACTCCATATCTTTGTCATGCTTTATCGGACAATGACCTGCATGACCTTGCGGGTACCTTGTTTTTAAAAGAGGATTTCCCTTCCTGGCTGTACGCCGTAAAAAAAGGGGCTACTACCATATGGGAACGGTGGAATTCCATTCTTCCTAATGGTGATTTCGATACATCAGGTATGAATTCCTTGAATCATTACGCCTACGGTTCCATTGGTGAATGGATGTATAGAAAACTCGCGGGAGTCAATCCAATTGAAGCAGGTTATAAGAAGATTCTAATAAAACCTCAATTCATCCGAGGAATCAGTTCGGTAGATGCTGCTTTTGAATCGGTCTACGGAGAGATAAAAAGCTCTTGGTCATGTAGGGCGGGTAAAATAATTGTAAATGTAACGATACCAGCAAATACAACAGCCATTATCGAACTGCCTGAGAAACCAGTGCCTCTGGAGGTTGGTTCCGGATCATACCGTTTCGAATATGCGACGGAAACGAGTCTCGAAAGAGAACGGTTTACAATGGACTCCACACTCAAAGAGATTGTGGAAGAGCCCGCAGCAGTTCAAATGTTAAACGAGCACGCTCCCGGTATGCTGGATCACCCAATGATCCAATATGCTTATGATTTTTCTGTAAGCGAAATGCTGGCCAATACTCCGCCGGAGACTGAACAGTTATTTAGAAGCGTCATTCAAATACTCAATGCCTCCAAGGCGTGA
- a CDS encoding helix-turn-helix domain-containing protein: MDLKRQCKLIADLFDMSIFFVSTTGEVKFELLGNRMLNPLYKNDKQIFFSVLGFDPSVSKEAPCVVRTKFFENYILIRMGNDQNDEGTIILGPSLPFSLIEHKINGLINDTHLFANREQVNYYYQTVPVIALERLINIAILANQMFNHEWIEAENVVQDYLHGMSIEEKPIQGSVNSSKGYDEMLHHNPLNEKQLLTFVKEGKLDMLKHFTQLGHENTGVLSKSSHIRSKKNLGIIGIALAARAAIDGGLYSELAFSISDLYIQRLEELRTDKEIDQCCLEAFFSLTDKVSQIKESQHSKTVTLCKNYIYNHRYSKITHEEIAEHAGISPNYLSVLFKKEVGVPVNEYIQQIKIEEAKHMIQFTSTPLSEIGSLLSFTDQSYFTKIFKKHSGRTPKQYQQTYHMIEE; encoded by the coding sequence ATGGATTTAAAACGTCAATGTAAACTCATTGCGGACCTTTTTGATATGTCCATCTTCTTCGTAAGCACCACCGGAGAAGTTAAATTCGAATTGTTGGGTAATCGGATGCTTAATCCGCTGTATAAAAATGATAAACAAATCTTTTTTTCAGTGTTGGGGTTTGATCCATCCGTGTCTAAAGAAGCTCCATGTGTTGTAAGAACGAAGTTTTTTGAGAACTACATTTTAATTCGTATGGGTAACGATCAGAACGATGAAGGGACCATCATCTTAGGACCTTCCCTTCCATTTAGCTTGATTGAGCACAAAATCAATGGGCTTATCAACGACACACATCTCTTTGCGAACCGGGAACAAGTAAATTATTATTATCAGACTGTTCCTGTGATAGCCCTTGAGAGGCTAATCAACATCGCGATCTTGGCTAATCAAATGTTTAATCATGAATGGATCGAAGCTGAGAATGTAGTACAGGACTATTTGCACGGTATGTCTATCGAGGAAAAACCAATACAAGGTTCCGTAAATTCTTCCAAAGGCTATGATGAGATGCTTCATCACAACCCGTTGAATGAAAAGCAATTGTTAACGTTCGTCAAGGAAGGTAAATTGGATATGCTCAAACACTTTACACAACTTGGTCATGAAAATACAGGAGTGCTGTCCAAATCAAGTCATATCCGTTCTAAAAAGAATCTTGGCATTATCGGTATAGCTCTCGCAGCCAGAGCAGCCATTGACGGGGGGCTCTATTCGGAGCTTGCGTTTTCAATAAGTGATCTTTATATACAGCGCCTTGAGGAGCTACGAACCGATAAAGAAATCGATCAATGCTGCTTGGAAGCATTTTTTTCGTTAACCGATAAAGTCTCTCAGATTAAAGAATCGCAGCATTCTAAAACCGTAACCCTTTGCAAAAATTATATATATAACCACCGTTATTCCAAAATTACACACGAAGAAATTGCTGAACACGCCGGTATTAGCCCAAACTACCTGTCTGTATTATTTAAAAAAGAAGTTGGGGTTCCCGTTAATGAATATATTCAACAGATCAAAATTGAGGAAGCTAAGCATATGATTCAATTTACGAGCACTCCACTTTCTGAAATCGGGTCTCTATTGAGTTTTACGGATCAGAGTTATTTCACCAAAATTTTTAAAAAACATTCAGGTAGAACCCCTAAGCAGTATCAACAAACGTATCATATGATAGAGGAATAA